The Aedes aegypti strain LVP_AGWG chromosome 3, AaegL5.0 Primary Assembly, whole genome shotgun sequence genome contains a region encoding:
- the LOC110678236 gene encoding histone H4 → MTGRGKGGKGLGKGGAKRHRKVLRDNIQGITKPAIRRLARRGGVKRISGLIYEETRGVLKVFLENVIRDAVTYTEHAKRKTVTAMDVVYALKRQGRTLYGFGG, encoded by the coding sequence ATGACCGGCCGTGGCAAGGGAGGCAAAGGACTCGGAAAAGGAGGCGCCaagcgtcatcgcaaggttttgcgtgaTAACATCCAGGGTATCACCAAGCCCGCAATCCGTCGTCTGGCTCGTCGTGGAGGAGTCAAGCGTATCTCCGGACTTATCTACGAGGAAACTCGTGGTGTGTTGAAGGTGTTCCTGGAAAACGTCATCCGTGATGCCGTTACCTACACTGAACACGCCAAGCGTAAAACCGTTACCGCTATGGATGTTGTCTACGCTCTGAAGCGTCAGGGACGCACCCTGTACGGTTTCGGAGGTTAA